A window of the Bdellovibrionales bacterium genome harbors these coding sequences:
- the acpP gene encoding acyl carrier protein, translating into MEIHPKVKDIIVEQLGVDPEKVKAEASFIDDLGADSLDIVELVMAMEEEFDLEIPDEDAEKLKTVQDVASYLQKKGKA; encoded by the coding sequence ATGGAAATTCACCCAAAGGTTAAAGATATCATCGTTGAACAACTTGGCGTAGACCCTGAGAAAGTTAAAGCAGAAGCTTCTTTCATCGACGATTTGGGTGCGGACAGCCTTGATATCGTTGAGCTTGTTATGGCGATGGAAGAAGAGTTTGATCTCGAAATCCCAGATGAAGATGCTGAGAAGCTCAAAACAGTTCAAGACGTAGCTTCTTACCTTCAGAAAAAAGGAAAAGCGTAG
- the fabG gene encoding 3-oxoacyl-[acyl-carrier-protein] reductase, protein MKALQGKKIIVTGGSRGIGASIVKLLAESGAQVCFTYSSREEAAAEVAKTLPGEGHFYLKLDVANEESVNQAMEQITAKWSEIDGLVNNAGITKDQLLLRMKTEDFDAVMNTNLRGTFLMTKALSKIMMKARKGSIVNITSVIGQTGNAGQANYAASKAGTEAFSKSVALELASRNVRVNCVAPGFIATEMTHVLSEDAKTKIMDKIPMSSIGEGVDVANAVKFLLSEESKYITGHTVNVNGGLFMS, encoded by the coding sequence CCTTGCTGAATCAGGCGCTCAAGTCTGCTTCACATACTCTTCGCGCGAAGAAGCGGCGGCTGAAGTGGCTAAAACTCTTCCTGGCGAAGGTCATTTCTATTTAAAACTCGACGTCGCAAACGAAGAGAGCGTCAACCAAGCCATGGAACAAATCACTGCAAAGTGGTCTGAAATCGACGGTCTTGTGAACAACGCCGGTATTACCAAAGATCAACTTCTCCTTCGCATGAAGACGGAAGACTTCGATGCTGTGATGAATACCAACCTTCGCGGCACTTTCCTTATGACGAAAGCTCTGAGCAAAATCATGATGAAGGCCCGCAAAGGCTCGATTGTAAATATCACGAGCGTGATTGGCCAAACCGGCAATGCAGGTCAAGCAAACTATGCGGCCTCTAAAGCTGGCACTGAAGCTTTCAGCAAGTCTGTAGCTTTAGAACTTGCTTCAAGAAATGTTCGTGTAAACTGCGTAGCACCAGGTTTTATCGCTACGGAAATGACCCATGTGTTGTCTGAAGATGCGAAGACAAAAATCATGGATAAAATCCCTATGAGCTCCATCGGCGAAGGCGTTGATGTGGCAAATGCAGTTAAGTTTTTATTAAGTGAAGAATCAAAATATATTACAGGCCATACCGTGAATGTGAACGGTGGCTTGTTCATGAGTTAA